TACACTCTGGGCATACTGAATGGGGCAGTGGACACCACTCTCTGTATGGGTGCAAGCATAACCGTTGCAAGCGGGCTGTACCATGCAGGTGAGAAGCGGCCCATATGCTGCTCCATAGGTGATTCCACATTCTTCCATACCGGGATGAACGGCCTGCTCAATGCCATCTATAACAAGGCAGATATCACTGTGACCATTGTTGATAACCGCATCACTGCCATGACCGGGCACCAGCAGAACCCCGGTATGGGGAAAACAGTCACCGGGGAGCCTACAGTGGAGGTCTCCATTGAGGCCCTGTGCCGTGGAATGGGTGCACAGTTCGTGGAAGTTGTTGATCCTTATGATATTGAAAGGACCGAAGAAGTCTTCAGGAGGGCGAAGGATTTCAAGGGTACTTCCGTGGTCATAGCCCGGCAGGCCTGCGTAATAGACGCAAAGCGTGCCGGCGTAAGGAGGAAGCCTTTTGCAATAGATGCCGCGAAGTGCACGGGTTGTAAGGTCTGTGTGAGGATCGGCTGTCCTGCCATTGAGTTTGACGCGGCTGCAAAACGTGCAGGCATTAATGCCATGTGCACCGGATGTGGTGTCTGTGCCAGGCTCTGCAGGTTTGAAGCCATAGGGGAGGTGAAGAGATGAGTGCTCAAGGAATATCTGTCTTCGATCTTGTGATAGCCGGTGTCGGAGGTCAGGGAGCAATCCTTGCATCTGATATCGTGGGCAGGGCGGCTGTTAAGGAGGGACTGTCCATCCGCGCCGCCGAGACACATGGCATGGCCCAGAGGGGTGGCTCAGTTGTCAACCATATAAGGATAGGCTGTGAGCTGGGTTCGATGATACCTCTGGGAGGTGCGGATGTATTGCTTGCACTGGAGCCCAGTGAAGCCCTCAGGTATCTTGATTATCTGGCTGAGGATGGAATAGTCATTGTGAACACGGCTCCGATACTGCCTGTGACTGTGACTTCCGGGCTTTGCTTATATCCTGGCATAGAGGAGATGATGGCATCGCTGGAGGGCAAAAGGAAAGTGATAGGTTTCAATGCAACCCGGGTAGCTCTAGGGGCGGGTAATGTGCAGGCCATGAATGTTGTCATGGTGGGAGCAGTCTCGAACTACCTGCCAGTTTCTCCTGAGGTCATGCTGGATTGTGTCAGGGAGCTTGTGCCTCCGAAGACAGTGGACGTTAATATAAAGGCATTTGAACTGGGGAGGGCTCAGACCAGGGTCTGAGCCGCAACCTAATTTTTACAACATTATTTTTTATCCTTATGCTTCAGGGCATATGTATTGATATGCTCTTTTATATGCTCTTTCATATCCTCTTTGTCAAGTGCAAAATCTATGATTGCTTTCACATACTCTGTCTTGTCACCAGTGTCATATCTTTTACCTGTGAACTTGTAGGCGTATATTTTCTGCTTACTGTTCAAGAGGCGTATCCCGTCCGTAAGCTGTATTTCGTTGCCGACCCCTATAGTGGTTTCTTTGATGCAGTCCAGTATCTCGGGCGTAAATACGTATCTACCAATAGCGCCTATGTTGGAAGGTGCATTTGCAGGCTCGGGTTTCTCAATGATGTCCTCAAGTATGTATAGTGAGTCGTCCAGTGGAACACCCTTAATTATACCGTAACTGCCGGTCTTTTCATGAGGTACCTCTTCAACCGCCAGCGTGGATCTTCCATATTTGTAGAAGTTATCTATCAGTTGCTTTGTACACGGTGTCTTATTAACGATGATATCATCGCCGAGCAACACTGCAAAAGGCTCGTCATTTATATGCTTATGGGCGGTAAGTATTGCATCGCCAAGACCCTTTGGTTCTTTCTGGCGTACGTAGTGCAGGTCAACCATTGAAGAAATGTCCTGGACGATTTTTAACAGGTTTTGCTGGTTCTTTTGTTTCAGATGGTGCTCAAGTTCCGGTGAATCATCAAAATAGTCCTCAATGGACCTTTTACTTCTGCCTGTAACAAATATTATGTCATCTATGCCTGAAGCAATGGCTTCCTCTACTACATAATGGATAACCGGCTTATCAATTATGGGAAGCATTTCCTTTGGCATTGACTTGGTGGCGGGCAGGAATCGTGTTCCAAGCCCTGCTACTGGAATGACGGCTTTTTTAACTTCCATATACTCACATCAGATATTTTTAATCTTAATAATGTATGGGGTATATAATAATATTTTTATCAAATTGTATAAGTTAAGCTGCGTTATAAATCATATTTATTTTAAGCCTGCGTGTATGCATCTTCAAGTTTCTCTGAAGCGTGCAAAGACTTTAAATACTTAATATACGTTTAATGGCGCAACGTTAGCTACAGTGAAGAGTATCTAACAAATTAAGATTACAGTGCGAAAAAGTCGGATTTAACATGAAGTATCAGGGCCTCTTCAAGAATGCCCGCCGCGCACCAAAATAGTGCGCCAAAGTGCAGATGTGTTTAAATCTTTTCGAGATGATCGCCGGAGTTTACCTGTTAAAGGGTATGCCAAGGTCCGTCAACAGTTAATGGAAAGCAGCAGTCCGCTATAAGAGTGCGTGCATATGTACGTGGAGTTCTTATGGCGATCAGACTCCCGGAAGCGGTGATTCTGGTAAACTTGATGGCTTTTTTGCATTCGGGCTGTGCAGTAATGCATGGTCGATTATGAAGAAAATGTAGAATCAGGAGAATAAGAATGGCAAAAGGACACAGACCAAGACGAGGTTCACTCGCTTACAGTCCTCGCAAAAGAGCAAAAAGCCACATACCGAGGTTCAACTCATGGCCGGAGTCTGCAGGAGCGCCAAGGCTTCAGGACTTCGCCGGTTACAAGGTAGGTATGACTCATGTTATACTGGTGGACGATGTTAAGAACAGCCTCACTGAGGGTATGGAGATATCCGTGCCTGTCACAATTGTGGAAACACCTGCTGTTCGCGTTGCTGCGATAAGGGCTTACGCTCACGACAGCTATGGAGACAAGGCTGTTGCAGAGGCATGGAGCTCCGAGCTTGACCCAAGCCTCGGGAAGACCATACACTTACCAAAGAACGCAAACACCGAAGCATCCCTTGAGAAGATTGGCAGTCTCATAGCAGACGGCACTGTTTCTGATATCAAGGTAGTCACTTATACTCTGCCAAAAAGCCTGACCGGTGTTCCCAAGAAGAACTCCGATATCATGGAAACTGCAGTAAGCGGCTCCGATGTCAAGGCAAAGTTCGAGTACGCAAGATCAATACTCGGCGGCGAGATCAAGATCAGTGATGTATTCAACAACGGTGCATTCATCGACGTGGCAGCTATCACTATAGGTAAGGGCACACAGGGTCCTGTCAAGAGATGGGGCATCAATCTGATGAAGAGCAAACACTCCCGTCAGGGAAGCCTCAGGCAGATCGGTACCCTCGGTCCGTGGCATCCTGACCACGTAAGCTGGAGAGTTCCTCAGCTTGGTCAGATGGGCTACCACCAGAGGACAGAATACAACAAGCGTATCCTCAAGGTCTCTACTAACGGTGAAGAGATCAACCCTGCAGGCGGTTTCATCAACTACGGCCTTGTAAGGGGAGATTATATACTTATCAAGGGAAGTATTCCCGGACCTTCCAAGAGACTTGTAAGGCTCAGAGATCCTGTAAGGGCAAAAGTGTCCGCGATGGGCGAACCACAGCTTCTCCACGTAAGCACACAGTCTCAGCAGGGGTGAAGTGAATGGCTACAGCAAATATTATCGATTTATCAGGGAATATAAAAGGCAATGTGGAACTGCCTGAGATATTCAACGAAACATACAGGCCCGACCTCATCAAGAGAGCGGTCGTCGCAGCACAGGCAAACAGGCTGCAGCCCTATGGTACAAAATTGTATGCAGGTATGGAAACATCTGCGGTGTCATGGGGTTCAGGCAGAGGTGCTGCACAGGTGCCAAGGATCGTCAACGGAAGCCGCGCCGCAAGAGTGCCGCAGGCAGTTGGTGGTAGAAGGGCACACCCGCCAAAGGTAGAGGCTGACAGGACCGAGAAGGTCAACAAGAAAGAGAGGCTTATGGCTATCCGCTCTGCCATTGCTTCAACCGCCAATGCGGACCTTGTGAAGGGACGCGGTCATAAGTTCGAAGCACAGCTTCCTCTGGTTGCTGACAATGCGCTCGAGAGCATAGAGAAGACAAAGGACGTTATCACTTTCCTGCAGGCTGCAGGCGTGTACGATGACGTGCTCCGCGCAAAGGAAGGCAGGAACATAAGGGCAGGCAGAGGAAAGCTCCGTGGCAGAAGATACAGGAACAAGAAGAGTATCCTTATTGTAGCTTCCGGCGATGCAGCAGTCTTCAGGTCTGCAAGGAACCTTGCAGGTGTCGATGTGGTATCAGTCAGTTCACTGAACGCTGAGATCCTCGCACCAGGTACCCACGCAGGCAGGCTGACAGTATGGACCGAGTCCGCAATAGCTGACCTGGAGGGAATGTTCCAATGACATCCATCAAGTACCCGTTCATAACTGAAAAAGCAATGATGCTCCTGGAAGACAACAAACTTCAGTTCATAGTTGATTCCCGCGCTAACAAGAATCAGATAAAATCCGAACTAATGAAGATGTATGGCTTCCCTGTAGCTTCAGTTTGTACGATGAGCACAATGAATGGCCTGAAGAAGGCTATAGTTACTTTCGAAGGCAGGGACGCTGCCCACGAAATAGCTACCAGGATAGGTCTGATGTGAGGTGAACTAGTATGGGTAAGCGAATAATTTCACAGAACAGAGGTCGTGGAACTCCAACATACAGGGCACCGTCTCACAGGTATAAAGCTTCAATGAAGCATCCCCGTGTAGATGAGAACGAGACCGTGTACGGTGTGGTACTTGAGGTTACACACGACCCGGCCCGCTCCGCACCTGTTGTGAAGGTTTCATTTGATAACGGAGAAGAACGCCTGATCCTTGCGCCGGAAGGAATTGCAGTCGGCGACAAGATAGCATGTGGTATCTCCGCTGAAGTAAAACCGGGTAACATCCTGCCACTGGCAGAGATCCCCGAGGGAGTCCCTGTATGTAACATAGAGGGCAGGCCGAACGATGGCGGACAGTTCGCAAGGGCTTCCGGAGTGTATGCAACTGTCGTTTCACACGAGCGTGGCAAGACTGTAGTACAGATGCCATCCGGCGAGATGAAATGGATGAACCCGAGGTGCCGTGCAACTATCGGTATCATCGCAGGTG
This DNA window, taken from Methanolobus chelungpuianus, encodes the following:
- a CDS encoding indolepyruvate oxidoreductase subunit beta, giving the protein MSAQGISVFDLVIAGVGGQGAILASDIVGRAAVKEGLSIRAAETHGMAQRGGSVVNHIRIGCELGSMIPLGGADVLLALEPSEALRYLDYLAEDGIVIVNTAPILPVTVTSGLCLYPGIEEMMASLEGKRKVIGFNATRVALGAGNVQAMNVVMVGAVSNYLPVSPEVMLDCVRELVPPKTVDVNIKAFELGRAQTRV
- the galU gene encoding UTP--glucose-1-phosphate uridylyltransferase GalU → MEVKKAVIPVAGLGTRFLPATKSMPKEMLPIIDKPVIHYVVEEAIASGIDDIIFVTGRSKRSIEDYFDDSPELEHHLKQKNQQNLLKIVQDISSMVDLHYVRQKEPKGLGDAILTAHKHINDEPFAVLLGDDIIVNKTPCTKQLIDNFYKYGRSTLAVEEVPHEKTGSYGIIKGVPLDDSLYILEDIIEKPEPANAPSNIGAIGRYVFTPEILDCIKETTIGVGNEIQLTDGIRLLNSKQKIYAYKFTGKRYDTGDKTEYVKAIIDFALDKEDMKEHIKEHINTYALKHKDKK
- the rpl3p gene encoding 50S ribosomal protein L3, whose translation is MAKGHRPRRGSLAYSPRKRAKSHIPRFNSWPESAGAPRLQDFAGYKVGMTHVILVDDVKNSLTEGMEISVPVTIVETPAVRVAAIRAYAHDSYGDKAVAEAWSSELDPSLGKTIHLPKNANTEASLEKIGSLIADGTVSDIKVVTYTLPKSLTGVPKKNSDIMETAVSGSDVKAKFEYARSILGGEIKISDVFNNGAFIDVAAITIGKGTQGPVKRWGINLMKSKHSRQGSLRQIGTLGPWHPDHVSWRVPQLGQMGYHQRTEYNKRILKVSTNGEEINPAGGFINYGLVRGDYILIKGSIPGPSKRLVRLRDPVRAKVSAMGEPQLLHVSTQSQQG
- the rpl4p gene encoding 50S ribosomal protein L4 — its product is MATANIIDLSGNIKGNVELPEIFNETYRPDLIKRAVVAAQANRLQPYGTKLYAGMETSAVSWGSGRGAAQVPRIVNGSRAARVPQAVGGRRAHPPKVEADRTEKVNKKERLMAIRSAIASTANADLVKGRGHKFEAQLPLVADNALESIEKTKDVITFLQAAGVYDDVLRAKEGRNIRAGRGKLRGRRYRNKKSILIVASGDAAVFRSARNLAGVDVVSVSSLNAEILAPGTHAGRLTVWTESAIADLEGMFQ
- a CDS encoding 50S ribosomal protein L23, coding for MTSIKYPFITEKAMMLLEDNKLQFIVDSRANKNQIKSELMKMYGFPVASVCTMSTMNGLKKAIVTFEGRDAAHEIATRIGLM
- a CDS encoding 50S ribosomal protein L2; its protein translation is MGKRIISQNRGRGTPTYRAPSHRYKASMKHPRVDENETVYGVVLEVTHDPARSAPVVKVSFDNGEERLILAPEGIAVGDKIACGISAEVKPGNILPLAEIPEGVPVCNIEGRPNDGGQFARASGVYATVVSHERGKTVVQMPSGEMKWMNPRCRATIGIIAGGGRVDRPFLKAGKKFHKMRTRAAKYPRVRGVAMNVIDHPFGGGNRQHPGRPTTVGRNAPPGRKVGQIAARRTGRR